One window of Pirellulales bacterium genomic DNA carries:
- a CDS encoding glycosyltransferase, which yields MISQRKLLIVANGLREQTGHYFETSVALAEAARRAGCQCVLGAHAECPPDLLPPWLDNHRFFRTDHWMREAVAAPCNETVEGQPSASGDAECGAALPLGPSSIARPSARQTAVGAARLAKLATRYAMPPLAYDAARVFVRYCLPRTVRGSQRRQARQDLQTAASRWKYGRDAELAQQAAHWPAIAAALDDARLRPRLLDALRRLSPLGLLAELEYALLFRQDLDRFLKAADPGPDDHVLLTTSHARELLAVHLIAEQFGLDASPTFHLEFRHPLFEGETNAHCWERSPGAVMQRAFLLLHAEWGTSQNVRFYTDAEALARDYESISGLRFDVLPLPFRSELIPESTRHADSPLTIAYLGGARDEKGFPWLPNLIATLRQQNDAGRVRFLIQANISAPEHNPHSVAALERLRTLGGDDLEFVALEEGLPPDDYYRLFARADVVLLPYLPERYRACTSGVLAEALAAGVPAVVPKGTWLSSQLPNAVGETFEGYESFVEAVQRVIDGYPTYRAAAQACRPAWLMRHTPDAVVAAVLAAGKTKRKPESAVELPR from the coding sequence GTGATTTCGCAGCGCAAATTGCTGATCGTAGCCAACGGCTTGCGAGAGCAGACCGGACACTACTTCGAGACCTCGGTTGCCCTGGCCGAGGCCGCCCGTCGCGCCGGCTGCCAATGCGTTCTGGGGGCGCACGCCGAATGTCCACCTGATCTACTTCCGCCGTGGCTCGACAACCATCGGTTCTTCCGCACCGATCACTGGATGCGTGAAGCGGTCGCCGCGCCGTGCAACGAGACCGTGGAAGGCCAGCCCAGCGCCAGCGGAGATGCCGAGTGCGGCGCCGCCTTGCCCCTCGGGCCTTCGTCGATCGCCCGACCGAGCGCTCGGCAGACCGCCGTGGGAGCCGCCCGACTGGCCAAACTGGCGACGCGCTATGCCATGCCTCCGTTGGCCTACGACGCGGCACGCGTGTTCGTTCGTTACTGTCTGCCGAGGACCGTCCGTGGGTCGCAGCGCCGGCAGGCCAGGCAGGACCTGCAAACAGCCGCTTCGCGCTGGAAATACGGTCGCGACGCCGAGCTGGCTCAGCAGGCGGCCCACTGGCCGGCCATCGCGGCCGCGCTCGACGACGCTCGACTGCGGCCGCGACTGCTCGACGCCCTGCGTCGCTTGTCGCCGCTCGGCTTGTTGGCTGAACTGGAATATGCGTTGCTGTTCAGGCAAGACCTCGATCGGTTCTTGAAGGCCGCGGACCCCGGCCCCGACGACCACGTGCTCTTGACGACGTCCCACGCCAGAGAGCTACTCGCCGTGCATCTGATCGCCGAGCAGTTCGGTCTCGACGCCTCTCCCACGTTTCACCTGGAATTCCGTCATCCGCTGTTCGAGGGTGAAACAAACGCCCACTGCTGGGAACGATCGCCCGGCGCCGTAATGCAGCGGGCCTTCCTCTTGTTGCACGCCGAATGGGGAACGAGTCAAAACGTCCGGTTCTATACCGACGCCGAAGCGCTGGCACGCGATTATGAGTCGATCTCCGGCCTTCGTTTTGATGTTTTGCCCCTTCCCTTTCGCTCGGAGCTGATCCCGGAATCCACGCGCCACGCCGACAGCCCGTTGACGATCGCTTACCTCGGCGGAGCCCGCGATGAGAAGGGCTTTCCCTGGCTGCCCAACCTCATCGCAACGTTGCGCCAGCAGAACGATGCCGGCCGAGTCCGCTTCTTGATCCAAGCCAACATCAGCGCTCCGGAGCACAATCCGCACAGCGTCGCCGCGCTGGAGCGATTGAGGACGCTGGGCGGCGACGACCTCGAATTCGTGGCGCTCGAAGAAGGACTGCCGCCGGACGACTATTACCGACTCTTCGCGCGTGCCGACGTGGTGCTGCTTCCCTATTTGCCCGAACGATATCGGGCCTGCACTTCGGGCGTGCTCGCCGAAGCGCTGGCCGCGGGCGTCCCGGCCGTCGTGCCCAAGGGGACGTGGCTCTCCAGTCAACTGCCCAACGCCGTGGGCGAAACCTTCGAGGGCTACGAGTCGTTCGTCGAGGCGGTGCAACG
- a CDS encoding redoxin domain-containing protein, whose product MINLLNPANMTLPALACSCLLLVGAPSWADTDLPRYWPKVGQELTYRTTSEFSTAEGQAMASESTWQVWVVRQNSDGTWRLIFRHASTVQGLAGATKPGAKPPSAKTAAKPAARPTAGKAAPAKPGTARAAPGKGAAPGKGTTAKPPAKQPQAAPTQTASFEQVAFAYCDLSADGAVAPNPTLGFQFEPRQLLPKLPVNKKEIEKGWTDFDKATQTGYRYRIEEAPDDDDDDDDDPRWKIVATRQNPVDDIYLSRSQSTFTFNGDLGVVERIESKLEQGYGLIGTQVSTTELAGIEQFDMVWCKRLDEEMGLYFGVQRRYQDLLKAAERNSADAETLLIEAGALLQKAAADITLPVVKEDLRKQVAQHAGMIGRVARAARDRSDLIDQPAPAWQTKDLDGNAHALRDYKQKVLVMHFWKRSDGWSLRTLPQVERLAERFADQPVAVLGMNTDANEQDARFVADKMGLAFPILRADKFAEKYNTSSSMLVVIDQKGKVRDVYSGYSPTLVEDVAKVIFGLLEGG is encoded by the coding sequence ATGATCAACCTTCTCAACCCCGCCAACATGACATTGCCTGCTTTGGCGTGCTCGTGCCTGCTGCTCGTCGGCGCCCCAAGCTGGGCCGACACGGACTTGCCCCGCTATTGGCCCAAGGTCGGTCAGGAACTGACCTACCGGACAACGAGCGAGTTCTCGACGGCCGAGGGGCAGGCGATGGCCAGTGAATCGACGTGGCAAGTGTGGGTGGTGAGGCAAAACAGCGATGGTACGTGGCGATTGATCTTCCGCCATGCCTCGACGGTTCAAGGACTCGCCGGTGCGACCAAGCCGGGCGCGAAGCCCCCATCCGCCAAGACCGCAGCGAAGCCCGCCGCCAGGCCGACGGCCGGCAAGGCGGCCCCCGCCAAACCGGGCACGGCCCGGGCCGCACCCGGCAAAGGGGCCGCACCCGGCAAAGGGACCACAGCCAAGCCTCCGGCCAAGCAGCCGCAAGCGGCTCCCACGCAGACGGCCTCGTTCGAGCAAGTGGCCTTCGCCTACTGCGATTTGTCGGCCGACGGCGCCGTCGCCCCCAACCCCACGCTCGGCTTTCAATTTGAGCCGCGCCAGCTTTTGCCCAAATTGCCGGTGAACAAAAAAGAGATCGAAAAGGGATGGACCGATTTCGACAAGGCAACGCAGACCGGCTATCGCTACCGCATCGAGGAAGCCCCCGATGACGACGACGATGACGATGACGATCCGCGGTGGAAGATAGTGGCCACGCGACAGAATCCCGTCGACGATATTTACCTTTCGCGGTCGCAATCGACGTTCACTTTCAACGGCGACTTGGGAGTCGTCGAGCGCATCGAATCGAAGCTGGAACAAGGCTATGGTCTCATCGGGACGCAGGTCAGCACGACCGAACTGGCCGGCATCGAACAGTTCGATATGGTTTGGTGCAAGCGGCTCGACGAAGAAATGGGGCTTTATTTCGGCGTGCAACGGCGCTACCAGGACTTGCTGAAGGCGGCCGAACGCAATAGCGCCGACGCCGAGACGTTGTTGATCGAGGCCGGAGCGTTGTTGCAGAAGGCCGCCGCCGACATCACGTTGCCGGTGGTCAAAGAAGACTTGCGCAAGCAAGTCGCCCAACATGCGGGCATGATCGGTCGGGTGGCACGCGCGGCGCGCGACCGGTCGGACCTGATCGATCAACCCGCCCCCGCCTGGCAGACGAAGGACCTGGACGGCAACGCCCATGCGCTCCGCGATTACAAGCAGAAGGTGCTGGTGATGCACTTCTGGAAGCGGAGCGATGGCTGGAGCCTGCGCACGCTTCCGCAGGTCGAGCGGTTGGCCGAGCGGTTCGCCGACCAGCCCGTGGCGGTGCTCGGCATGAACACCGACGCCAACGAGCAAGACGCCCGCTTTGTGGCCGACAAGATGGGGCTGGCTTTTCCCATCCTGCGGGCCGACAAGTTCGCCGAGAAGTACAACACCTCGTCGTCGATGCTGGTGGTGATCGATCAGAAAGGGAAAGTGCGCGACGTCTACTCCGGTTATTCGCCGACGTTGGTGGAGGACGTGGCGAAGGTTATCTTCGGTCTCCTGGAGGGCGGCTAG